Part of the Vibrio sp. SCSIO 43137 genome, GACAATATCCGCACCGGACAAACTATGACCACAAATCGTAGTCCGTCTCGTTCAGAGTCAGGAGCTCCCCGTTCAGATTCAGTGAAAGAATCTAAAGGGAGTCAGGATTCGGTGTCATTGAGCCAGCAAGGTAAAGCTATGGGTAAGCTTCAACAAGATATGGCAGCGCAGCCGAGTTTCGATAGTGCAAAAGTTGCGGCGATTAAAGAAGCCATTGCCAATGGCTCTTATAAAGTCGACCCGGACAAACTTGCTGATAATATGATGAAGTTTGAAAAAGAGCTGGGCGGGCTGTAATTTTTTAGCCCGGACTTCCTATGGCAAAACTCTCTGACTTACTTGACTATCAGCTGGAAAATGCACAGGCACTTTCCGCTCTGTTAGAAAATGAAAAGGTAGCCATCACCTCCAGAGTGTCGGCAGATATAGAGCGGTTAGCAAAAGAAAAACTCACGCTGATCTCCCAGCTACAGCAAACAGATAAACGAATTGCTGATCATACTGACGTCGCTCAGATTAATGAGAATGAAGGCTTTAAGCAGAAAGTGGCCACTATTCGCTCAATTGTCCACGACTGCAAACAGAGTAACGAAGTTAACGGCGAAGCTTTACAGAGGGCGCAGTTAAGTTACAACAAGCTTAATAACCTGATGCAACAGAGCCGCGGAAAGATCGGAATGACCTACACTTCCGGCGGCCAGACAAACAGCATCTCTACTCTTGGCACAGATATCAAAGCGTAACTTAGCCTATTTAATTACAATCAGTTTAAAAACAACAAAAGCGGCAATTGAGCCGCTTTTGTTGTATCTGGAGTGGATCTTTTAAATCAGAATAGTGTCTGCTGTCTCTTGGAAGGGACCTGCTGAACTTCACCGTAATCTCTTAATCTGTTCATCTTATCAATGTCCAGCTCAAGCTCAGTTACATAACTGTCACCAACCGGATAGCTACGTACAACTTCTGCGCCACGTATTACCCCATCTACAGCACCTGATGTGGTTTCAACACCAAGCCTTTGATCCTGAAGGTTCGCTCTGCCGCTCACTCTCATACCGTAAATTTGCTCAGCCAAT contains:
- the flgM gene encoding flagellar biosynthesis anti-sigma factor FlgM codes for the protein MAGIDNIRTGQTMTTNRSPSRSESGAPRSDSVKESKGSQDSVSLSQQGKAMGKLQQDMAAQPSFDSAKVAAIKEAIANGSYKVDPDKLADNMMKFEKELGGL
- a CDS encoding flagella synthesis protein FlgN, with translation MAKLSDLLDYQLENAQALSALLENEKVAITSRVSADIERLAKEKLTLISQLQQTDKRIADHTDVAQINENEGFKQKVATIRSIVHDCKQSNEVNGEALQRAQLSYNKLNNLMQQSRGKIGMTYTSGGQTNSISTLGTDIKA
- a CDS encoding LPP20 family lipoprotein, with product MKKLFIIAFLLVAAGCQPLQTMQEANVLTAVGYASISEQKGQTDEEKRVRAMRASKIDAYRELAEQIYGMRVSGRANLQDQRLGVETTSGAVDGVIRGAEVVRSYPVGDSYVTELELDIDKMNRLRDYGEVQQVPSKRQQTLF